The Toxoplasma gondii ME49 chromosome III, whole genome shotgun sequence genome includes a window with the following:
- a CDS encoding peptidase c13 family protein (encoded by transcript TGME49_252440~Signal peptide predicted by SignalP 2.0 HMM (probability 0.906) with cleavage site probability 0.286 at residue 73) has translation MATSEPLAPAAASSSSSPSSFSSSSFSASLASLCAASASPVASGSSHISPRLRFFLFSLLSLCLSSPVCFSRASSAPSASSRSSSSPSLSSFFSGDFRNNWAVIVNTSRYWYNYRHTANALSIYHTVKRLGIPDSQIILMLSDDHACSPRNFFPGRIFNDHTRTLNLYGAGDRSGGGSSVEVDYRGDEVQVATLLQLLAGRHNPATPRGKRLLTDENSQVLLYLSGHGGDGFLKFQDWEEISSVDLADAVAQMKAQRRFREMLLIAETCQGSTLLDAMATAGVLGLASSGPKESSYSHHADGFLGVAVIDRWTYYTLQFFEKSVRDASSSATFEQLMNSYSRKQLLSTASVRTELFGRPLGETKLTEFFATASSLHATHGLYPIKTQRRVSWRMCRDRPAQDTQHKRGNSRAGGENSSEREENSIEREETENSSEREENSSEREENSSEREENSSEREENSSEREENSSEREENSSEREENSSEREENSIEREENSSERGGRNAVRVGTYYERHFAITREDRGEFDQRGRNAGKAGRTETDGQAEKAREEAGRPEAEGASVKQAVETLVERIWGGREEKFQSTLVAPGLMCLALGFAGVASVLL, from the coding sequence ATGGCGACGTCGGAGCCTCTCGCGCCCgccgcggcttcttcttcttcttctccttcttctttttcttcttcttctttttctgcttcactcgcgtctctctgcgcagcttctgcctcgcctgTAGCCTCTGGCTCTTCTCACATCTcgcctcgtctccgtttctttctcttttctctcctctctctctgtctgtcgtcacctgtctgcttctctcgcgcctcgtctgctccctccgcctcctcgcgttcttcttcttctccgtctttgtcgtcgtttttctccggcGACTTTCGGAACAACTGGGCAGTGATCGTGAACACCTCGCGGTACTGGTACAACTACCGGCACACAGCGAACGCGTTGTCGATTTACCACACCGTGAAGCGCCTGGGGATCCCCGACAGCCAGATCATCTTGATGCTTTCTGACGATCACGCCTGCTCGCCGCGGAACTTCTTTCCAGGGCGGATCTTCAACGATCACACGCGGACCTTGAATCTCTACGGAGCAGGCGACAGGTCCGGAGGCGGCAGCAGCGTCGAGGTCGACTACCGCGGAGACGAAGTCCAGGTCGCGactcttctgcagctgctcgcaGGGCGCCACAATCCCGCGACGCCGCGCGGGAAGCGCCTGTTGACCGACGAGAACAGTCAGGTGTTGCTGTACCTCTCAGGTCACGGCGGAGACGGCTTCTTGAAGTTCCAGGACTGGGAGGAGATCTCCAGTGTCGACTTGGCAGATGCTGTGGCGCAGATGAAGGCCCAGCGGCGCTTCCGAGAGATGCTGCTGATCGCGGAAACCTGCCAAGGCAGTACGCTGCTGGACGCGATGGCGACGGCAGGCGTCCTGGGTCTCGCGTCTTCCGGTCCAAAAGAGAGCAGCTACTCGCACCATGCAGACGGCTTCCTCGGCGTCGCCGTCATCGACCGGTGGACCTACTACactctccagttcttcgAAAAGTCGGTGAGAGAcgcctcgtcttccgccACCTTCGAGCAACTCATGAACAGCTACTCGCGGAAGCAGCTGCTCTCGACGGCTTCCGTGCGAACCGAGCTGTTCGGCAGGCCGCTCGGGGAAACCAAGCTCACAGAGTTCTTCGCCACTGCCTccagtctgcatgcgactcACGGCCTCTACCCAAtaaaaacgcagagacgagtCTCCTGGAGAatgtgcagagacagaccgGCGCAAGACACTCAGCACAAGCGAGGGAACTCGCgcgcgggaggagagaactcgagcgagagagaagagaactcgatcgagagagaagagaccgagaactcgagcgagagagaagagaactcgagcgagagagaagagaactcgagcgagagagaagagaactcgagcgagagagaagagaactcgagcgagagagaagagaactcgagcgagagagaagagaactcgagcgagagagaagagaactcgagcgagagagaagagaactcgatcgagagagaagagaactcgagcgagagaggagggcggAATGCAGTGCGTGTGGGGACCTACTACGAAAGACACTTTGCGATCACGCGTGAGGACAGAGGAGAGTTCGaccagagagggagaaacgctgGCAAGGCaggaaggacagagacggaCGGACAGGccgagaaggcaagagaagaagcaggaaggcCAGAGGCAGAAGGTGCGTCAGTGAAGCAAGCTGTCGAGACCCTTGTGGAGAGGATTTGGggaggacgcgaagagaagtTCCAGTCGACGCTTGTGGCTCCCGGATTGATGTGCCTAGCGCTGGGCTTCGCGGGGGTcgcctctgttcttctgtaG
- a CDS encoding hypothetical protein (encoded by transcript TGME49_252450~Signal peptide predicted by SignalP 2.0 HMM (probability 0.853) with cleavage site probability 0.312 at residue 185~Predicted trans-membrane domain (TMHMM2.0):59-82), translated as MNIFCPSSTSRLLSLSPTVSTHLPCFSSCVTASFAFCVDSARLSPLVLTLHFISFLTAPLSPHLHFVCFCISLFLSLYLAIFSRHPRLYLLLSPALASRSTSFSSVSLPFCEFFFLSRALTPCLSVSVLPFLVSLHCSSTSYLHSFVSHSLSALSTLSASPGSCSCCLVFFSSSFTRHWVTGGQAGGACGAPVRHCLSCEVRNVFFSVRMADSGAASPVTRRLLERLANECLPDKSVKSFEKGSASAFERKQGKKTTLSPVSLIGEPFQRHRHRVDLLVEHQLEVSVYTHGSNRRKLQLEVYLFIYTTLYK; from the coding sequence aTGAACATATTTTGTCCGTCCTCGACgtcccgccttctctctctgtcacccACCGTCTCCACGCATCtcccctgtttctcttcctgtgtcACTGCGTCCTTTGCTTTTTGTGTGGATTCTGCGCGGCTCTCGCCGCTCGTTTTGACTCTGCATTTCATCTCTTTCCTGActgctcctctttctccccatCTCCATTTTGTCTGCTTCTGTatatctctctttctgtctctctatctcgCCATTTTCTCTCGGCATCCGCGTCTCTATctacttctctctcccgctcttgcttctcgctctACCTCCTTCTcaagcgtctctctgcctttctgcgagttcttttttctctcgcgcgctcTTACTCCCTGTCTTAGTGTCTCagttctcccttttctcgtctctctgcattgttcttcgacttcttaTCTCCACTCTTTCGTCTcgcattctctctctgccctctccaCCCTTTCCGCGTCCCCCGGCTCTTGCTCCTgctgtcttgtcttcttctcttcttccttcacaAGGCACTGGGTGACAGGCGGACAGGCCGGCGGTGCCTGTGGGGCGCCAGTTCGGCACTGTCTGTCTTGCGAGGTTCGAAatgttttcttctcagtTCGCATGGCAGACTCGGGAGCCGCTTCCCCAGTCACTAGGCGCCTGCTTGAGAGGCTCGCAAACGAGTGTCTCCCCGATAAATCTGTGAAAAGCTTCGAGAAAGGTTCGGCTTCTGCCtttgagagaaaacaagggaagaagacgaccttgtctcctgtctcgctAATCGGAGAGCCCTTCCAAAGACACAGGCACCGAGTCGATCTACTTGTAGAGCACCAGCTCGAAGTATCTGTCTATACACACGGTTCCAACCGTCGTAAACTACAGCTGGAAGTATATCTATTCATCTACACAACTTTATATAAATAG
- a CDS encoding radical SAM domain-containing protein (encoded by transcript TGME49_252465), translating into MQRLSTLRAAELPVRWKLSVSPPVSSAGVRNGCEAPRCSAARRRTSLSPSVSKQRLSLLGKTPASHLDLPQSRLAFSRWSPSPTSTTSFSSPASSCSSSCSYSCSSSCSSSCSSSSPSCSASLRSAPWCHPLPWSSSPGTVSRSPLLRPSRELCSASTATRLLCVSDSSCVATNGACSSLSVVTFSPPSCRSQLFFASSLSSSPSSSSPSSSSSSSSSSSCSSPSSSSPSSSSSSSSSSSCSSPSSSSPSSSSPSSSSSSSSSSLFPPTPSPRLRQIQALVKEQNFETFRYKQILEQMYRPALRQGKASSSLDASLADACSLSRMQSVGRPLLKALSDLCGRMYAGNRAKQAPGEKRETHASEEGESAAGGDAGGRRRGGNEARNWTPRESFLSLESLQESTDKNARKILFRCRQDDARVEAVALAFPRHVSLCISSQAGCAFNCSFCSVGKSGFLRQLSADEITDQVLFFLRQGIKIDSVSFMGMGEPLANPKMFDAIRILTDPLLFNFSARKLAVSTLGVLPGIKKLTEEHPQVNLAFSLHSPFPEERNILVPANRMFPMEEVFDLLDERLAKTGRRIWISYILIKGRNNTEEHAKALAALLRERRRPTRHLYHVNVIPYNTAQGVESSMQPPSAAEVNHFTDLLRKLHLSVSRRHTIGSAIDAACGQMHAEYEVGQLTKQRKAQQADRKKEILERGT; encoded by the exons ATGCAGCGCCTCTCGACTCTGAGGGCCGCAGAGTTGCCTGTGCGTTGGAAActctcggtgtctcctcctgtctcctctgcaggTGTCAGGAACGGCTGCGAGGCGCCCCGATGCAGCGCAGCCAGAAGACGtacgtctctgtctccgtctgtttCGAAGCAGCGACTCTCCCTGCTCGGCAAAACGCCCGCCTCCCATTTAGACCTTCCTCAGTCACGTCTCGCGTTTTCGCGATGGTCGCCTTCTCCGACCAGCAcaacttccttctcttctcccgcttcttcttgctcttcttcttgctcttattcttgctcttcttcttgctcttcttcttgctcttcttcttctccttcttgctctgcttctcttcgttctgctCCTTGGTGCCATCCGCTCCCTTggtcctcttctccaggtactgtctcgcgttcgcctctcctccgtccTTCGCGCGAGCTCTGCTCCGCCTCGACAGCTACTCgacttctctgtgtctcggaTTCCTCGTGTGTTGCGACGAACGGcgcctgttcttctctctctgtcgtcactttttctcctccatcCTGTCGCTcgcagctcttcttcgcttcttccctctcttcgtctccctcttcttcgtctccgtcttcttcatcttcctcttcttcgtcttcctcttgttcgtctccctcttcttcgtctccgtcttcttcatcttcctcttcttcgtcttcctcttgttcgtctccctcttcttcgtctccctcttcttcgtctccctcttcttcgtcttcctcttcgtcttcttctctttttccgccGACGCCATCTCCGCGTCTGCGGCAGATTCAGGCACTCGTGAAGGAGCAGAATTTCGAGACGTTTCGTTACAAGCAAATTCTGGAGCAGATGTATCGCCCTGCGCTTCGACAGGGGaaagcgtcttcttctctggacgCATCGCTCGCGGatgcttgttctctctcgcgcatgcagagtgtAGGACGGCCGCTCCTCAAGGCGCTGTCCGACCTCTGTGGGCGCATGTACGCCGGCAACCGCGCGAAACAGGCTccaggagaaaagcgagagacgcatgcatcagaagaaggcgaatcAGCGGCGGGAGGAGATGCGGGAGGGAGACGGCgcggaggaaacgaagcgaGAAACTGGACGCCTCGGGAAAGCTTTCTGAGTCTCGAGTCGCTTCAGGAATCCACTGACAAGAATGCAAGGAAGATCTTGTTTCGATGCAGACAGGACGACGCGCGAGTAGAAGCAGTCGCCCTTGCCTTTCCTCgccatgtctctctctgtatctcatCTCAG GCAGGTTGTGCGTTCAACTGCAGCTTCTGCTCCGTTG GAAAATCGGGATTTCTGCGCCAGCTCTCTGCAGACGAGATCACCGACCAAgtgctcttctttcttcgtcaggGAATCAAAATCGACTCCGTTTCGTTCATGG GAATGGGAGAGCCGCTGGCGAATCCGAAGATGTTCGACGCAATCCGCATTCTCACAGATCCCCTGCTGTTCAACTTTAGCGCGCGCAAGCTGGCTGTCTCTACACTCGGTGTGCTTCCGGGCATCAAGAAGCTCACTGAGGAGCATCCGCAG GTGAACctcgcgttttcgcttcACTCCCCCTTCCCCGAGGAGCGCAACATCCTC GTTCCTGCAAATCGCATGTTCCCTATGGAAGAAGTTTTCGACCTTCTCGACGAACGCCTCGCCAAGACCGGCCGCCGCATTTGGATTTCGTACATCCTCATCAAGG GACGCAACAACACAGAAGAGCATGCAAAGGCTCTTGCGGCGCTGCtacgcgagagacgcagaccgACGCGTCACCTCTATCACGTTAATGTCATTCCTTACAACACAG CTCAGGGCGTGGAATCCAGCATGCAACCGCCTTCCGCCGCTGAAGTAAATCATTTTACG GATCTGTTGCGGAAGCTCCATTTGTCGGTTTCTCGCAG GCACACCATCGGATCGGCGATCGACGCTGCTTGTgggcagatgcatgcag agTATGAAGTTGGACAGTTAACAAAGCAGCGAAAGGCGCAGCAAGCCGACCGCAAAAAAGAGATTCTGGAACGAGGAACCTGA
- a CDS encoding hypothetical protein (encoded by transcript TGME49_252480~Signal peptide predicted by SignalP 2.0 HMM (probability 0.683) with cleavage site probability 0.582 at residue 22) yields the protein MAHLHFGAAVPVVFRLFPSVCGHSLSQPRTSLLLPDHLPGTLKLILLSFNRRTFEELKSWSSTLHSLQTQFAEKHPQSPEALQTYQVVLRSRAARPFGWFLEERWRLLLFPDLPAGSPSLSSPLSTGPASGCCPQRLSHRLPSRAAPSLPPSSPPRSGPRTRPPTPLETDEQRLPLAETKETGETGEAEREAEYRRLLSSTFFAYVDRRAFLAKACLPDCQRPYLFLVDEKNRIQWCEHERFSEEKAFAAEEIRQLLGLGETVDARAIEAAKRDSETALEARSVPLLTSREDAKS from the exons ATGGCGCATCTCCACTTCGGTGCTGCGGTGCCGGTTGTGTTTCGCCTTTTTCCCTCTGTTTGCGGGCACTCTCTCAGCCAACCGCGaacttctctgcttctccctgaCCATCTCCCAGGCACCTTGAAGCTCATTCTGCTCTCCTTCAACCGGCGAACCTTCGAAGAACTGAAATCGTGGAGCTCGACTCTGCACTCGCTGCAGACACAGTTCGCAGAGAAACACCCCCAGTCTCCAGAGGCTCTGCAAACCTATCAGGTCGTCCTACG AAGTCGCGCGGCGCGCCCCTTCGGGTGGTTCTTGGAAGAGCGGTGGAGACTCCTGCTTTTTCCAGATTTGCCTGCTGGCTCAccgtcgctttcctctccactgtcGACTGGACCTGCTTCCGGCTGCTGCCCTCAACGGCTCTCTCACCGGCTCCCCTCGCGCGCCGCGCCTTCGCTgcccccttcgtctcctcctcggtcTGGCCCTCGCACTCGTCCTCCGACTCCcttggagacagacgaacaACGCCTCCCCCTcgcggagacgaaagagactggagagactggagaggcagagcgagaggcagagtATCGCCGACTGTTATCATCGACGTTTTTCGCGTATGTGGACCGAAGAGCCTTCCTCGCGAAGGCTTGTCTCCCCGACTGTCAGCGTCCGTATCTCTTTCTCGTGGATGAGAAAAACAGAATTCAGTGGTGTGAGCATGAGCGCTTCTCCGAAGAGAAGGCGTTCGCGGCGGAAGAGATTCGCCAACTCCTGGGACTCGGTGAGACAGTCGACGCGCGTGCGATTGAGGCGGCGAAAAGAGATTCAGAGACTGCACTTGAAGCGCGAAGCGTTCCCCTGCTCACTTCGAGAGAAGATGCGAAAAGCTGA
- a CDS encoding vacuolar protein sorting 29, putative (encoded by transcript TGME49_252490) — translation MGANFTEFGDLVLLIGDFHIPQRAVDLPPCFRELLNTDKIRHVLCTGNVGCASVVDSLRSISSSLHIVKGDADAGFDFPEYKVLQFGQFKVGLIHGHQIVPYGDGGSLLHWQRKLDCDILVYGHLHKDSVVELEGKFFVNPGSATGAYQPWLTEKVPSFMLMAVQGSSVVLYVYEEKNGKAEVVMSEFKKDISDADAASSAEK, via the coding sequence ATGGGGGCCAACTTCACCGAGTTCGGAGACTTGGTGTTGCTGATCGGCGACTTCCACATTCCCCAGCGCGCGGTGGACTTGCCGCCGTGCTTCCGAGAGCTGCTGAACACGGACAAGATCCGGCATGTCCTGTGCACTGGCAACGTAGGCTGTGCGTCCGTGGTCGACTCGCTGCGCTCCATTTCGTCTTCACTGCACATCGTGAAGGGCGACGCCGACGCCGGCTTCGACTTCCCTGAATATAAGGTCCTCCAGTTCGGCCAGTTCAAAGTCGGCCTCATTCACGGCCACCAAATCGTCCCATACGGCGACGGCGGCTCCCTCCTGCACTGGCAGCGTAAACTCGACTGCGACATTCTGGTGTACGGCCATCTGCACAAAGACTCTGTCGTCGAACTCGAGGGAAAGTTCTTCGTCAATCCAGGCAGCGCGACCGGTGCCTACCAGCCCTGGCTCACAGAAAAAGTTCCTTCCTTCATGCTCATGGCCGTGCAGGGGTCCAGTGTCGTCCTCTACGTTtacgaggagaagaacggaaaagCCGAGGTCGTCATGAGCGAATTCAAGAAGGACATCTCCGACGCGGACGCTGCCAGCTCCGCCGAGAAATAA